Proteins from a single region of Equus asinus isolate D_3611 breed Donkey chromosome 17, EquAss-T2T_v2, whole genome shotgun sequence:
- the CDK2AP2 gene encoding cyclin-dependent kinase 2-associated protein 2 isoform X2, whose protein sequence is MGYVQAMKPPGAQGSQSTYTDLLSVIEEMGKEIRPTYAGSKSAMERLKRGIIHARALVRECLAETERNART, encoded by the exons ATGGGCTACGTGCAG GCAATGAAGCCACCTGGTGCCCAGGGCTCCCAGAGCACCTACACAGACCTGCTGTCGGTCATAGAGGAGATGGGCAAAGAGATCCGGCCTACCTATGCTGGCAGCAAGAGCGCCATGGAGCGCCTGAAGAGAG GCATCATCCATGCCCGGGCCCTAGTCAGAGAGTGCCTGGCAGAGACAGAGCGGAATGCCCGCACGTAA
- the CDK2AP2 gene encoding cyclin-dependent kinase 2-associated protein 2 isoform X1 — translation MSYKPIAPAPSSTPGSSTPGPGTPVPTAGSVPSPSGSVPGAAAPFRPLFNDFGPPSMGYVQAMKPPGAQGSQSTYTDLLSVIEEMGKEIRPTYAGSKSAMERLKRGIIHARALVRECLAETERNART, via the exons ATGTCCTACAAACCCAtcgcccccgcccccagcagcaCCCCCGGCTCCAGCACTCCTGGGCCCGGCACCCCGGTTCCTACAG CTGGAAGCGTCCCATCGCCGTCGGGCTCGGTGCCGGGAGCAGCTGCCCCTTTCAGACCGCTGTTTAACGACTTTGGACCGCCTTCCATGGGCTACGTGCAG GCAATGAAGCCACCTGGTGCCCAGGGCTCCCAGAGCACCTACACAGACCTGCTGTCGGTCATAGAGGAGATGGGCAAAGAGATCCGGCCTACCTATGCTGGCAGCAAGAGCGCCATGGAGCGCCTGAAGAGAG GCATCATCCATGCCCGGGCCCTAGTCAGAGAGTGCCTGGCAGAGACAGAGCGGAATGCCCGCACGTAA